One genomic region from Gossypium hirsutum isolate 1008001.06 chromosome D13, Gossypium_hirsutum_v2.1, whole genome shotgun sequence encodes:
- the LOC107920063 gene encoding uncharacterized protein isoform X2, whose protein sequence is MLKCDVENGIGGIPWITGFSMVDDQVSLTESENMELGLGLNCTLKEYKQFDSFFSKLIPVRREFLVSQERLRFGLISNTSLVSSLGVEDSGTWMAVLYFKGSPGCSKVIKDEEELKNALMTDNSVVRELEFVGQDLPLALPGNRPSVILFVDRSSQTSETRRKSREALDAFREVALHHQISDWVSSQNTDHKEKSSLLAYKGTTGHPSLQLSETAQKIKLKDRMSFMIINEGKHVALDNLASDFQGKSLPEILTYLLQRKKESKLSSLAKELGFRLLSEDLDIKTAQEVPSQIKGQSNDVSPLPSQKVSLIDIVDPHSIPMESESGLVSEEKPKSIGVEVEASSQYREDEEISSHKSKLFITIETDKLLEGLQLDIAGDLKAKEKISSEIDKSGEQEPHVLEFNGSFFLCDDNSRLLESLTGGLTIPSLVLIDPGSQHHYVYPEEAIFSYFSISKFLLDYLNGSLVPYQRSVPPVHSPRESTSPPFVNLDFHEMDSIPQVMIHTLSKLVFGSNGSNSGTSAHARSEDVVVLFSSNWCGFCQRMELVVREVYRAITGYMKMMKSASGKEQTVFDADNSMNNMKLPLIYLMDCTLNDCSLILKSVNQREVYPALMLFPAETEAVISYNGDVSVANIIKFIAHHGSNSHHLYGEKGILLTTAEAVKNQAILQDSSGVTANEEGQFPKDKFHEVILKNQNPKRVAYSKYNGGKSRSPMSVGSHKATFKVVVGSILTATDKLLEVIPFDNSKIIIVKADEETGFQGLIFNKQIRWDALDELEEGLEFLKEAPVSFGGPVLRRGMPFVTLSRRVSEVQYVEVLPGIYFLDQFATVANIEKLKAGNQSMSDYWFFFGYTGWGWHQLIQEIREGAWTVSDDNESLDWPLN, encoded by the exons ATGCTGAAATGTGATGTGGAAAATGGGATCGGTGGGATTCCTTGGATTACTGGGTTTAGCATGGTAGATGACCAAGTTTCTTTAACGGAGAGTGAAAATATGGAACTTGGTCTTGGGTTGAACTGTACCTTAAAAGAGTATAAGCAATTTGATTCATTTTTCTCGAAGTTGATTCCTGTTAGACGAGAGTTCTTAGTTTCTCAAGAAAGACTTAGATTTGGGTTGATTTCTAATACATCATTGGTGTCGTCTCTTGGCGTTGAAGATTCTGGTACATGGATGGCAGTGCTGTACTTCAAAGGAAGCCCTGGCTGTTCAAAGGTTATTAAAGATGAGGAAGAGCTCAAGAATGCCCTCATGACAGACAATTCAGTTGTTCGCGAG CTAGAATTTGTTGGCCAAGATCTTCCGCTTGCTTTACCTGGAAATAGGCCATCAGTAATTCTTTTTGTGGATAGATCATCTCAGACATCAGAAACTAGAAGAAAAAGTAGGGAAGCTCTTGATGCGTTTAGAGAAGTAGCACTTCACCACCAGATATCAGATTGGGTGAGTTCACAAAATACTGATCATAAAGAAAAGTCATCACTCCTAGCTTATAAGGGTACAACAGGACATCCAAGCCTACAGCTTTCTGAAACTGCTCAGAAGATTAAGTTGAAGGATAGGATGTCATTCATGATTATAAATGAGGGTAAGCATGTTGCTCTGGATAATTTAGCTTCAGATTTTCAAGGTAAATCTTTGCCAGAGATCTTAACTTATCTTCTTCAGAGAAAGAAGGAATCGAAATTGAGTTCACTTGCAAAGGAATTAGGCTTTCGTCTTTTATCAGAGGATCTTGACATCAAAACAGCCCAGGAAGTACCATCACAAATAAAAGGCCAATCTAATGATGTCTCACCATTACCATCCCAGAAAGTTTCTTTAATTGATATTGTTGATCCACACAGTATACCAATGGAAAGTGAGTCTGGTTTGGTGAGTGAGGAAAAACCAAAATCAATTGGTGTGGAAGTTGAAGCTTCTTCTCAATACAGGGAGGATGAGGAAATTTCTTCCCATAAAAGTAAacttttcataactatagaaactGACAAACTTTTGGAAGGTCTTCAGCTTGATATAGCGGGGGATTTGAAGGCAAAAGAGAAAATTTCTTCAGAGATAGACAAGTCTGGGGAACAAGAACCTCATGTTCTAGAGTTTAATGGTTCTTTTTTCTTATGTGATGATAACTCTCGGCTACTTGAATCTTTGACTGGTGGGTTAACAATTCCGTCGTTGGTTTTAATTGATCCTGGGTCTCAGCACCATTATGTCTACCCTGAAGAGGCAATTTTCagttatttttcaatttctaaatttcttcTTGACTATCTTAATGGAAGTCTTGTTCCATATCAACGCTCTGTGCCCCCTGTCCACAGCCCCAGGGAGTCTACTTCTCCTCCATTTGTTAATCTCGATTTTCATGAAATGGATTCCATCCCTCAAGTTATGATACATACATTGTCCAAGCTTGTTTTCGGGTCTAACGGATCTAACAGTGGAACTTCCGCCCATGCTCGCAGTGAGGATGTTGTGGTACTTTTTAGTAGTAATTGGTGTGGCTTTTGCCAGAGAATGGAGTTGGTTGTTCGTGAAGTATATCGGGCCATAACGGgttacatgaaaatgatgaagaGTGCCTCTGGGAAAGAGCAAACAGTGTTTGATGCTG ACAACTCGATGAATAATATGAAACTTCCACTCATCTACCTGATGGATTGCACATTGAACGACTGCAGTTTAATCCTAAAATCAGTAAACCAG AGGGAAGTTTATCCTGCTCTGATGTTATTCCCAGCTGAAACTGAAGCAGTTATCTCTTACAATGGAGATGTGTCAGTAGCTAATATAATCAAGTTTATAGCTCATCATGGAAGTAATTCCCATCATCTCTATGGTGAGAAAG GAATTTTATTGACGACCGCTGAAGCTGTGAAGAATCAGGCTATACTCCAGGATTCTTCTGGAGTTACAGCTAATGAAGAAGGTCAATTTCCAAAGGACAAATTTCATGAAGTTATATTGAAAAATCAGAACCCAAAACGAGTTGCCTATTCGAAATACAACGGGGGCAAGTCGAGGTCGCCCATGTCAGTTGGCTCGCATAAAGCAACATTCAAGGTGGTTGTCGGTTCAATCCTTACTGCCACCGATAAACTTCTCGAGGTCATCCCATTCGATAACTCAAAGATTATCATTGTGAAGGCAGATGAAGAAACTGGATTTCAGGGTTTGATATTTAACAAGCAAATCAGATGGGATGCTCTAGATGAACTCGAAGAAGGGTTAGAGTTCCTAAAAGAGGCTCCTGTGTCTTTTGGAGGCCCGGTTTTAAGACGTGGGATGCCCTTTGTTACTTTAAGTAGGAGAGTTAGTGAAGTGCAGTACGTTGAAGTACTTCCAGGTATCTACTTCCTTGACCAATTTGCCACGGTTGCTAATATCGAAAAGCTAAAGGCTGGAAATCAGTCGATGAGCGACTACTGGTTTTTCTTTGGTTACACGGGTTGGGGCTGGCACCAACTGATTCAGGAGATTAGGGAAGGTGCTTGGACTGTAAGCGATGATAATGAGAGCTTAGATTGGCCGTTGAATTGA
- the LOC107920765 gene encoding traB domain-containing protein — protein sequence MEPIPTESDHPSGEDFVHIDNPNPNGVDALSDSIVNVGKEEEEEEEEEEAAAAAAEEIRDEDNYDRNDGDVSRNERSDSSERRNVELPVEIARSVMVLSCESSAEGGNCDVYLVGTAHVSLESCREVEAVISYLKPQVVFLELCSSRVAVLTPQNLKVPTMAEMVDMWKKKHNMFGILYSWFLAKVASRLEVFPGSEFRVAFEEAMKYGGKVILGDRPVQVTLRRTWGKMPLWHKIKLLYSLLFQAVFLPSPEELNKMLKDMDDVDMLTLVIQEMSKEFPTLMETLVHERDQFMSSTLLRTASEHSSVVAVVGKGHLQGIKKYWKQPVLIDDLMTVPSKKPTVPTGKILVSLGIAAAGVAIASGIYLAGKK from the exons ATGGAGCCGATACCGACCGAATCGGATCACCCGAGTGGCGAGGATTTTGTGCACATCGACAACCCTAACCCTAATGGCGTGGACGCATTGAGCGATAGCATCGTGAACGTtggaaaggaggaggaggaggaagaagaagaagaagaagcagcagcagcagcagcagaagAGATCCGAGACGAGGATAATTACGACAGAAACGATGGCGATGTTTCTAGGAACGAAAGATCTGATTCCTCGGAGAGAAGGAATGTGGAGCTCCCGGTGGAGATTGCGAGGAGCGTGATGGTTCTCTCGTGCGAATCCTCAGCCGAGGGCGGCAATTGCGATGTGTACTTGGTTGGGACTGCGCATGTCTCCCTG GAATCGTGCAGAGAAGTTGAAGCTGTAATCAGTTATTTGAAACCACAG GTTGTTTTCTTGGAGTTATGCTCAAGCCGAGTTGCAGTGCTTACTCCACAAAATTTAAAG GTACCAACCATGGCAGAAATGGTAGATATGTGGAAGAAAAAGCATAACATGTTCGGTATCCTTTATAGCTGGTTTCTTGCTAAG GTTGCCAGCAGGCTTGAGGTTTTCCCTGGGTCTGAATTTCGTGTGGCATTTGAAGAAGCAATGAAGTATGGTGGCAAGGTGATTCTTGGTGATCGTCCTGTGCAG GTTACGTTGCGCAGAACCTGGGGGAAAATGCCACTTTGGCATAAGATTAAGTTACTGTATTCCTTACTTTTTCAAGCTGTCTTCTTGCCAAGCCCTGAAGAGCTTAACAAAATG CTGAAGGACATGGATGATGTTGACATGCTGACCCTTGTGATTCAAGAAATGAGCAAGGAATTCCCTACTCTAATGGAAACTCTTGTACATGAACGAGACCA GTTCATGTCATCCACGTTACTAAGAACAGCTAGTGAGCATAGTTCAGTCGTTGCGGTCGTCGGTAAAGGCCACTTGCAAGGAATTAAGAAATATTGGAAGCAGCCTGTTTTGATAGATGATCTCATGACAGTTCCTTCAAAGAAACCGACAGTTCCAACCGGCAAAATTCTTGTATCGCTGGGCATTGCGGCTGCCGGTGTGGCTATCGCATCAGGCATCTATCTTGCAGGCAAGAAATAA
- the LOC107920748 gene encoding (S)-2-hydroxy-acid oxidase GLO1 isoform X2 codes for MLRLFFISFWLLLPLPFLLSNDGFRPRILIDVSKIDMTTTVLGFKISMPIMIAPTTMQKMAHPEDSSLETCGIQEV; via the exons ATGCTccgtttatttttcatttctttttggcTGCTACTGCCGCTGCCATTTCTGCTTTCAAATGATGG GTTTCGACCCCGCATTCTTATTGATGTTAGCAAGATTGACATGACCACCACTGTCCTGGGATTCAAGATTTCAATGCCTATCATGATTGCTCCGACTACTATGCAGAAAATGGCTCACCCTGAAG ATTCCTCACTTGAGACCTGCGGAATACAAGAGGTCTAG
- the LOC107920748 gene encoding (S)-2-hydroxy-acid oxidase GLO1 isoform X1, whose amino-acid sequence MLASEGIKMVELGRDELEKRVWEWKEKFRPRILIDVSKIDMTTTVLGFKISMPIMIAPTTMQKMAHPEDSSLETCGIQEV is encoded by the exons ATGTTGGCTTCTGAAGGAATAAAAATGGTAGAATTGGGCAGAGATGAATTAGAAAAACGAGTTTGGGAGTGGAAAGAGAA GTTTCGACCCCGCATTCTTATTGATGTTAGCAAGATTGACATGACCACCACTGTCCTGGGATTCAAGATTTCAATGCCTATCATGATTGCTCCGACTACTATGCAGAAAATGGCTCACCCTGAAG ATTCCTCACTTGAGACCTGCGGAATACAAGAGGTCTAG